A genomic stretch from Helianthus annuus cultivar XRQ/B chromosome 1, HanXRQr2.0-SUNRISE, whole genome shotgun sequence includes:
- the LOC110934054 gene encoding proline-rich protein 36-like, producing MDADVPFADDPVVDPVVPLAEIPADVPIADPVIPVEAPIEEAPFDLFGAHSFKSVASASPHAQGVQLYSSDSDSDMAMSVAPLVFHDVDPDPEVEFLPDEPAPVGPEPDVAYDPIEAPADAYLPDPLPEPGHVDIPDIAPPVIVAPVELPPIPDAPVIDAPIVAPIVPVSAPMHDDHALFSSHIDPRYADTRNRWIEDDNYPPFVLPATPPVAPVSAPSEIPLFHPHTSDVHRTDLPITFLQDIPPPRPGEGSSRKPPVFVPPLPSSVPFMSQFPHTAPSFVPSGEPFLWASPNVMPLLDPYHPYHVGYTIEDILISPQLQQDALSHRIQKLERAPRPPCHCQTPFAAPHTPLPLPPDSDVRFLTSEQQIAYLLRVIRALEEDWVHMRRLLLSHFPPPPPPSA from the coding sequence ATGGATGCCGATGTCCCTTTTGCTGATGATCCTGTTGTCGACCCTGTTGTTCCCTTGGCTGAGATTCCTGCTGATGTGCCCATTGCTGATCCTGTCATTCCAGTCGAGGCTCCCATTGAGGAGGCTCCTTTTGATCTGTTTGGTGCTCACTCATTCAAGTCTGTAGCGTCTGCTTCTCCACACGCCCAAGGCGTACAGCTCTATTCCTCTGATTCCGACTCGGACATGGCGATGTCTGTCGCGCCTCTCGTTTTCCACGACGTTGACCCAGATCCAGAGGTCGAGTTTTTGCCTGATGAGCCTGCTCCTGTTGGTCCGGAGCCAGACGTTGCTTATGACCCCATTGAGGCCCCAGCTGATGCATATTTACCAGACCCTTTACCTGAGCCTGGTCATGTCGACATACCAGACATAGCACCACCTGTCATTGTTGCGCCCGTCGAGTTACCACCGATTCCTGATGCTCCTGTTATTGATGCACCCATTGTTGCACCGATAGTACCTGTTTCAGCCCCTATGCATGATGACCATGCACTGTTTTCTTCTCACATTGATCCTCGTTATGCTGACACCCGCAACAGGTGGATCGAGGATGATAACTACCCACCGTTTGTACTACCTGCCACTCCTCCCGTAGCACCTGTTTCCGCACCTTCTGAGATTCCACTGTTCCACCCACACACCTCTGACGTCCATCGCACTGATCTTCCCATCACATTCCTCCAGGACATTCCGCCACCtcgtcctggggagggttcatcAAGGAAGCCGCCTGTTTTTGTTCCACCTTTACCGTCATCTGTACCGTTCATGTCCCAGTTCCCTCACACTGCACCATCTTTCGTACCGTCAGGCGAGCCGTTTCTGTGGGCTTCGCCCAATGTTATGCCATTATTAGATCCGTACCACCCTTATCATGTGGGGTACACGATAGAGGACATACTCATCTCTCCACAGCTACAGCAGGACGCACTGAGTCATCGCATTCAGAAGTTAGAGAGAGCTCCACGTCCTCCGTGCCACTGTCAGACTCCATTTGCCGCACCGCACACTCCCCTTCCGCTTCCACCCGATTCGGATGTTCGTTTCCTTacatctgagcagcagattgcCTATTTGCTACGCGTCATTCGTGCCTTAGAGGAGGATTGGGTGCACATGCGCCGGTTGCTTTTAtctcattttcctcctcctcctcccccaTCAGCATAG